The Primulina huaijiensis isolate GDHJ02 chromosome 10, ASM1229523v2, whole genome shotgun sequence region GGCTAATGCAGAAAATGATAAGCACAAGTTGGCATCAGAATCAGGTCATTGCATTTTTCTCGGATCATTTTGGGACAATGAGTTTGATACCTTTTGTTACGGTCCTAATATAAACGGAAAGAAATCTGTTTATTCTGAAGTTACAAAAGTTTGTGAATTGTATAATTCGTGGGGACTCCCTTCCAAGCTTTCATTGTCAGGCCGTGATTGTGATTGTGGTAGTTTCCTTGTGAGAGAGGAACTCTCCAAATCCTCTCTCCCCATTTGGACTGATTGGAGGCAGAAAAAACAGTCAGTTTTGGGGTTTGGCATTCTTGATGCAAATCTTTTTGCACAGTTGTCCACACCTTATAATTTTGGTGGATTTATACTAATCAGGCTAATGTCATCAGGGAAGTTAGAAGCACAACAATTCCATGTTTCATGGGAATCTCACAGATGTTCGGATATGGCTTACAGGAGGATAAATATAGATTTGGAGGACAATCATTTGTATCTGATGGACGGTTCGGAATATGGTGGGCAAAAGAAATTTCACCACCTGAAATTTGAATTTCTAAACGCCTACTTGAAAGATAATCTAGCCCAATACATAGttaaaagaagagaaaaaaggGAAGAGAGGAGTGAAACTGACCAAGAAAAGTTTAAGGTTGAATCAAACTTTAATTTGGGTCATGAAATATGTGCTACATTGAAAGATTTTGGGCTTCCAAATGTGAGATCTTCTATGGCAGTTTCTGATATATTGAAAGATATTAATTTTCCGACAAGCATACATGATATTGCTTTAAGAAAGATTTGGGAAACTTTGTCAACAAATATGTTGCGATTGGCTTTCTCCCCTTACATGCATTTTCTCAAGAATCTCGAGAAACATCAGGAACCCTTGGAGTTCCTGGGCATGCCCGATCAACTTCAAGCTCTTCCATTTCTTCGCAGAAGACCATCGTGCCGTAGCAACAAATGGTCTCGCAAAGTGAAGCCGTCTGATGCACCAGTAGGCCCACTTCTCCCTCCTCAATTTTTGACCATCTTTCATAAACTTTGCACTGATGAACGCAAGATGGAAGGAGAGCTCCAACTGGAAGAAACAGAAGAGTTCTCAGCTAATTCTCTCTTCAAACTTGAGTGTGATAAAGTTATGGAAGCTGTCCAAGATCATATTAGAGATTCTGATTCTAAAACTCTTGGTGATGATTTTGTTTCTCTTGCCGATGATAAAGATGAGATAAGCCACATGGCTACAAATTCAAAGTTCTCTTACCACAAACCACTAGCATTCTCAGAACATCCTTTCATTGTAGTTGATGAAAAACCTGGCTGTGTGAATAGTATATTTACAAACCATGTTTTCAGGAGAAACCAAGAGCTATATGATATTAGTGTGGTGACAATAGGACAAGAGCTGTTCGATGTTGGGTGCCCAGTGGCACTGAAGTTTGAAGACCGTGCAATGAACTTCGGGCAGAAGGAGCTGGAGTTGTACCAAAATTTGAAGCAGTGGGACTTAAACTTTCAAAAAAAGTTTAAGCCATATCAGGATTATATTTCCAGACTCAAAGAACTGAAATAACAATGTAATCATTGGGTTAGTGAGTTGTCCGTTGTTGGGCTATCTGAGGTAACGAGAAGTTGTTACTTAAATTCCATGAAACATGTAATCAGATGGTGAATGAGGTGAAATCTGGAATAATACCTACACTAAACCAAGTTGAGCAACTACTTGTGCTCGTTCGTATATCACAATCTCAGGTGAGTCTTTGTAGATTGTTACTTAAATTCCATGAAACGTGGAGACATTCTTTTTGGATTTTAAGTTTCTTTTATATTGTGTATTATAAGTATGCGGCTCTTCTTCATACCACATCTGGCACACTGGCCGACGATGAGAAGTTGACAAGTCCGGGAGTAACAGATCAGCTTTCTTCAGCTCAAGGTCTTCCTCAAGGACAGTCCCAGTTTTCCGTTAACCAGGTCTGCTTAAACTTCTTCCATATCTGGATAGCTGTTGTGGGTAAATATTTATTGATCGGATATATGCTATATTGGTTTTCTCAGATTCATGTGCCAGTCTCTAATATTGAACAAGTTATTATCAATAAAAAGCTCCATGCATTGGGCCTGTACTTGATTTCCAGAGGTAGGAGAATTTACTCATTGTTCAATTCTACTTCATAAAAAATCAGTATTTCATGTTATATACTTGGACTTTTGTTTGGTTTAGTGTATTTCCAATTGCCATTCATAGAGCTATCACAGAGATAGTGTCCAGCATTGTGCAGTGAAGTGTTTCTATTGCAACTCAGACAACAAaggaatttgttttgaaggTTTGCTTGTATGAATTATTTCCTTTACACATTTGAACAATCTATGTATCAGTGTGCATTCCAAAGGTTCTAAACAAAAGATTCATTCTTTCAGATGACAGGACTATGCTTTGGAGCCTGATGAAACCCTCATACATAACGCAGCACATTTGATGGTTGCAAGGTTGGCTGGGAGTCTAGCACATGTGATATGCAAGGTAAGGATAGACATGTCTTCCTTTAAATGTTATTGGAATCATATTGACCCTTTGTGTGGTTCAATATCTAGCCAGCTTATGGGTTTGCTTCAGGGCTTGAGCATATCGAGCGAACTTTTAGAGCAAGCAATTCAACTTGTGACCAATGACAATCTAGACCTCGGCTGTGCAGTGATTGAACAAGCTGCCCCAGAAAAGGTTAGATCAATTGATGATCCTTGTAACTACAAAAGTTTCTGAATATTCCAAGTTTGACATCTTTACTCTGCCTACTTGTTTTTTCTAagtcaatttcttctttgaGATAAAACTTGTCTTCATTTTTAATACCTGAGCTGATGAAATCTAATCTTTATTGGCATGTTTTTTGTTTCTACTGATAAATGTT contains the following coding sequences:
- the LOC140986004 gene encoding uncharacterized protein, coding for MDFTTEWKSRWTVSSTFSPPSFLSEKNPNSPIGPLIFTPKPNSPTSQLLHSPSLAPRLPPRYPDLSLGRVLQNCDSVPSTAASISSVIGPLLPDHYSLFHGFNSLQLLQIPSMNALIAFFPTGENFDRVGFTLFHVKDGILSADSKMKDFFQLAREGCENHMRITRLMVNPVDDGDDDGDVNNDIRRNNVVGFLMVCTNFSVYWYKIAISTVGKCSEFSVCLDYLGYGNAKMFKGNAVVSVSWSPYLREECLVLLENGDLLLFDVNYLCGKRSKLMHLVSAKKRIICKKMHVSLNNKVKLEKAEDRNKGRWFACEFCWHPKVFIVSHHKGVFLVDLRSVGECHVCCLLKLEMLAVVKNDEFVALSRAGSDGFFFSVATRCLLLLCDVRKPLVPVLRWAHGLQNPRYLTVIRLSELRANAENDKHKLASESGHCIFLGSFWDNEFDTFCYGPNINGKKSVYSEVTKVCELYNSWGLPSKLSLSGRDCDCGSFLVREELSKSSLPIWTDWRQKKQSVLGFGILDANLFAQLSTPYNFGGFILIRLMSSGKLEAQQFHVSWESHRCSDMAYRRINIDLEDNHLYLMDGSEYGGQKKFHHLKFEFLNAYLKDNLAQYIVKRREKREERSETDQEKFKVESNFNLGHEICATLKDFGLPNVRSSMAVSDILKDINFPTSIHDIALRKIWETLSTNMLRLAFSPYMHFLKNLEKHQEPLEFLGMPDQLQALPFLRRRPSCRSNKWSRKVKPSDAPVGPLLPPQFLTIFHKLCTDERKMEGELQLEETEEFSANSLFKLECDKVMEAVQDHIRDSDSKTLGDDFVSLADDKDEISHMATNSKFSYHKPLAFSEHPFIVVDEKPGCVNSIFTNHVFRRNQELYDISVVTIGQELFDVGCPVALKFEDRAMNFGQKELELYQNLKQWDLNFQKKFKPYQDYISRLKELK